A segment of the Micromonospora sediminicola genome:
CGGAATGACGGCGGGCAGCCGGTCGTTACATCTGGTCCCGGTGCTCACGAGCAGGCCCCCCGCGCCCCGTGAGCGCCCCGCCGGAATCCCCCTCGAAGACTTCTCCGAGCGCCTGACGGCTGCTCGCGTGCCCACCCCCGGGCGCGTCGACCCCCGAACGGAGCCCCCATGAACACCATGCTGCGCAAGAGCATCCTCGGTATCGCCGGTCTGACCGTCGCCGGTGGCCTCGCCGCCGGCCCGCTCAACCACTCCGACGGCACCCCCGCGCCGCGGGAGAGCGCCGTGGCCGTGCAGAGCCGCCTCGACACCGCCGCGCTGATCCCGCACGGCGTGCAGGGCGCCCAGTCGCGCATCGACCTCACCGACGAGCAGACCGCCAACGCCAAGGCGATCATCGCCGCCACGAAGAAGGCCGGCATGGACGAGCGCGCCGCGGTCGTGTCGATCGCCACCGCCCTGCAGGAGTCGAAGCTGGAGAACCTCGGGCACCTCGGCGACCGCAACGACCACGACTCCCAGGGCCTGTTCCAGCAGCGCCCGTCCTCCGGCTGGGGCACGGTCGAGCAGATCACCGACCCCGAGTACTCGACCACCGCGTTCCTCAAGGCCCTCAAGCAGGTCGACGGCTGGCAGGACATGCCGCTGACCGTCGCCGCGCAGACCGTCCAGGTCTCGGCCTACCCCGACCACTACGCCCAGTGGGAGCAGCAGGCCGCCGACATCGTCGCCGCCCACTGGAACAGCTGAGACCGGCGGTGACCGGGGTCACGACGGCCAGCGGAAGAACCGTGGCCCCGGTACCGTTGTGCAGAGCGTCGGTGTGTCCAGTGTCCCCGGGCCTCACCTAAATTGCCTTCGCGGAATACCGTTCGGCTGGAGCCGCGTCGTGCCACTCGCCGAGAGGCGACCTGCACACCGACGCCCAGCGCCGCCCCGACCGACAGGTCGGGGCGGCGCTGTTTCGTGCTCGACTCGCGGGGGTCGGCCGCCTGCCCTAATGTGCAGGAGGTGAGCCGTTCTCGACGGGGAGGGGGTGCCCGGGTGGGTCTGAAGACGTTCATTCAGGGGTGGCCGGTCTACCGGCAACTCACCGGCACCGACCCGCTCGGTCGCGGCGCCGCCGCCCAGTCGGCCCGCTCCGCCGACCTGACCGCGCGCACCGAGACCGCCGACGGCATGGCCCGCTCGGTCTGCCCCTACTGCGCGGTCGGCTGCGGCCAGCGGGTCTTCCACAAAGACGGGCAGGTCACCCAGATCGAGGGCGACCCGGACAGCCCGATCTCCCGCGGCCGGCTCTGCCCGAAGGGCGCGGCCAGCAAGAGCCTGGTGACCAGCCCGCTGCGCCAGACCACGGTCCGCTACCGCCGGCCGTACGCGACCGACTGGGAGGACCTGGACCTCGACGTCGCGCTCGACATGATCGCCGACCGGATCCTCGCCGCCCGGGCGGAGACCTGGGAGGACGTGGACGACGAGGGCCGACCGCTCAACCGGACGCTCGGCATCTCCAGCCTCGGCGGCGCGACGCTGGACAACGAGGAGAACTACCTCATCAAGAAGCTGTTCACGGCGATGGGGGCGCTCCAGATCGAGAACCAGGCCCGCATTTGACACTCCGCCACCGTCCCCGGTCTGGGGACCAGCTTCGGTCGCGGCGGCGCGACGGACTTCCAGCAGGACCTCGCCAACGCTGACGTCATCGTCATCCAGGGCTCCAACATGGCCGAGGCCCACCCGGTGGGCTTCCAGTGGGTGATGGAGGCGAAGAAGCGCGGCGCGAAGGTCTTCCACGTCGACCCGCGGTTCACCCGCACCAGCGCGCTCGCCGACACCTACCTGCCGATCCGGGCGGGCACGGACATCGCGCTGCTCGGCGGCGTGGTGCGCTACATCCTGGACAACGAGCTGGACTTCCGGGAGTACGTGCTGGCCTACACCAACGCGGCCACCATCGTCAGCGAGCAGTTCGCCGACACCGAGGACCTGGACGGCCTCTTCTCCGGCTACAACCCGGAGACCGGCTCGTACGACCACGCCAGCTGGCAGTACGAGGGTCAGGAGGGCAACGCCAAGGTCCGGGGCACCGGCAAGGAGCGCGACTCGGCCTCCGGGCTGGAGCACGAGTCGCACGGCGAGCCGGTGCCGGCGCAGACCCAGCGGGACGAGACGTTGCGGCATCCGCGCTGCGTCTACCAGATCCTCAAGCGGCACTTCGCCCGCTACACCCCGGAGATGGTGGCCCGGGTCTGCGGCATCCCGGAGGAGAAGTTCCTGGAGCTGGCCCGCGCCTGGACGGAGAACTCCGGCCGGGAGCGCACCGGCGCGCTGGTCTACTCCGTCGGGTGGACGCAGCACAGCGTCGGGGTGCAGTACATCCGGACCGGGTCGATCATCCAGACGCTGCTGGGCAACATGGGCCGGCCGGGCGGCGGCATCCTGGCGCTGCGCGGGCACGCCAGCATCCAGGGCTCCACCGACATCCCGACGCTGTTCAACCTGCTGCCCGGCTACCTGCCGATGCCGCACCACGCCGACCACCCGACGTTCGACGAGTGGGTGGACAGCATCCGTCACCCCGGGCAGAAGGGCTTCTGGGGCAACTCGCGCGCGTTCGCGGCGAGCCTGCTCAAGGCCTACTGGGGTGACGCGGCGACGCCGGAGAACGACTTCTGCTACGGCTACCTGCCCCGGATGACCGGCGACCACGGCACGTA
Coding sequences within it:
- the fdh gene encoding formate dehydrogenase, with product MGLKTFIQGWPVYRQLTGTDPLGRGAAAQSARSADLTARTETADGMARSVCPYCAVGCGQRVFHKDGQVTQIEGDPDSPISRGRLCPKGAASKSLVTSPLRQTTVRYRRPYATDWEDLDLDVALDMIADRILAARAETWEDVDDEGRPLNRTLGISSLGGATLDNEENYLIKKLFTAMGALQIENQARIUHSATVPGLGTSFGRGGATDFQQDLANADVIVIQGSNMAEAHPVGFQWVMEAKKRGAKVFHVDPRFTRTSALADTYLPIRAGTDIALLGGVVRYILDNELDFREYVLAYTNAATIVSEQFADTEDLDGLFSGYNPETGSYDHASWQYEGQEGNAKVRGTGKERDSASGLEHESHGEPVPAQTQRDETLRHPRCVYQILKRHFARYTPEMVARVCGIPEEKFLELARAWTENSGRERTGALVYSVGWTQHSVGVQYIRTGSIIQTLLGNMGRPGGGILALRGHASIQGSTDIPTLFNLLPGYLPMPHHADHPTFDEWVDSIRHPGQKGFWGNSRAFAASLLKAYWGDAATPENDFCYGYLPRMTGDHGTYQQVLNMIDGGIKGYFLLGQNPAVGSAHGRAQRLGMANLDWLVVRDLFLIESATFWKNSPEIATGEIVPQECRTEVFFLPAASHVEKEGTFTQTQRMLQWREKAVEPPGDARSELWFFYHLGRKLREKLADSTEPRDRALLDLAWDYPTQGPHAEPSAEAVLKEINGYEVATGRPLNAFGEARADGSTAIGCWIYSGVYADGVNQAARRKSRHEQDWVAAEWGWAWPANRRTLYNRASADPEGRPWSERKKYVWWDPDAGEWTGYDVPDFEKTKPPSYRPPADASGPEALAGDDPFVMQGDGKAWLYAPSGVLDGPLPTHYEPAESPMRNPLYGQQANPTRKIYEHPVNRINPSPPEPHSGVFPYVFTVSRLTEHHTAGGMSRTVPRLAELQPEMFVEVSPELAAEVGLAHLGWAHLVSGRAVIEARVLVTDRLTPLRVDGRIIHQVWLPYHFGSEGLVTGDSANDLFGITLDPNVLIQESKIGTCDVRPGRRPTGPALLDLVGDYQRRAGMAPDRKVPIVTTDVLGGENAAGSTDEQTPEAAARDGENDA